Sequence from the Aquimarina sp. Aq107 genome:
TTAGACTACATCTTTATAATCTTGCTAAGGTAAACCCTGACTCATCATATCAAAATTGGTTACATAATAAACCAAATAGAGAACGAAGATTAAATAATTTTTTATCTAAAAAACAAGTTAATCGATTAGGTGTAGCATATACAGGAATTAACAATTGGCTAAAAAAAGCGGGAGAGACTCCAACTATAATCGATGAATCTAAAGCAAAACGATCTGTAAAAAGATTACAATCTTATTACTGGAATAATGGTTGGTTTAATGTAAAAACAGATTACAAAATAAACTTGAACGAGGATCAAAGAGCCTCTGTATCATATTACATCCAACCTTCTAAACCCTATTTTATTGATTCTCTAAACACTAAAATAGAGTCTAAAGCTGCTGATTCTATATATAAATTACATCAAAACAAATCTAACATAGTAACCGGAAAACAATATCGAACGTTAGATATAGAATCAGAAAGAGAAAGACTTACTAGTTTATATAGAAATTCTGGATTGTATAATTTCGAAAAAGAATACATCAAATTCGATGCAGATACTGTCAATACCGATCAAAAAATACAACTCAATTTACTTATCAAAAACAGACAAATTAAAGAAGGTGAAGAAACTAAAAGACTGCCTTTTAAGGTCCACAAAATAAGCAAGGTAAACGTATTCACAGACTATTCTTATCAAAACAGAAATGCAATACCAAAAGATAGCGTTTCTTATAACGGATACAATATTTATAGTTATGATAAACTTAGATATACGCGTAAAGCAATAACAAATTCCATTTTAATTACGCCTGGAGAGATTTTTAAGGACAAAGACAGAACTCTTACCTATAACCAAATCAACAATCTTAAAACTTTTAAATACCCAAATATAAGATACAGTATTGACCCTGATAGCCCAGAAGGAACTGACCTTATTGCAAGTGTTTTACTTACACCAAGAAAAAAATATAGCACCAATGTAGAATTTGATGTATCTACTTCTAATATTCAAGTATTTGGAATTGGTTTCAGCGGTTCTTTCTTAATACGAAACGTATTTGGAGGAGCAGAAATTTTTGAAATATCTGCAAGAGGTAGTGTTGGTTCTTCTAAGGATCCAGTAGATCCAAGCGGACAGTTTTTTGATATCTCAGAAATTGGAGTAGATCTTAAACTATCATTTCCTAAAATAATTTTTCCTATCCGAACAAGAAAAATTATTCCAAAATACATGTCGCCAACTACGAACTTGATTTTTGGTATCAATACACAACAAAACATTGGACTTGACAAACAAAATGCATCTGGTATATTTAACTACCAATGGAAACCCAGTACCAAGCTTACTAATCAAATTGACTTAGTAAACGTTCAATATGTTCGTAACCTTAATACAGGTAATTATTTTAATGTATACTCTAACTCTTTTAACAGACTTAATAATATTGCGACAGAAGTATTAGATTCTAATTCACCTTTCTTTGACCCGGATAATACAAGCGAAAACATCTTATCAATTCCATCTGGTGCAAATAGTTTTATAGCACAATCATTAGGAACAGCACCTGATAGTGATTTAACTACAGATCAATTACAAGAAATTAGTAATATTAATGAACGAAAAGAGCGATTAACCGAGGACAACCTAATTTTTGCATCTAGTTATACATATTTAAAAAATAACAGAGAAAATCTTTATGACGAAAACTTTTCAAGATTCAGAGCAAAAATAGAGTTCGCTGGGAATGTACTAAATACTGTTTCTAATCTAGCAGGTCTAAAAGAAAATTCACGTGATCGTTTTGAAGTATTTGGTGTTGAATTCTCACAATATGCTAAGACAGAACTAGATTACATCAAGCATTGGGATCTTGGAAGAAAAAGGGTGTTAGCTTTTAGAGCATTTGGTGGGATTGCCCTACCCTTTGGAAACGCAAATAGCATCCCTTTTGCTCGAAGTTTTTTTGGTGGTGGCCCTAATGACAATAGAGCTTGGCTTCCATATGATCTTGGTCCAGGAAGTAGTGGAGGAAGAAACGAATTTAACGAAGCGAATATGAAAATTGCGTTAAATTTAGAATATAGATATAATATTTTAGGTTCTCTTAACGGAGCATTTTTTGTAGATGCTGGTAACATATGGAATGTTCTAGACAGTGTAGAAGAAGAGGATGCCGTTTTTTCTAGCTGGGATGATATTCAAGAAATCTCTGTTGGTAGTGGCTTAGGACTTCGGTATGATTTTGACTTTTTTGTAGTTAGATTGGATTTAGGTTTCAAAACATTTAATCCCGCTAGAATAGAGGATCAACGATGGTTTAAAGGATATAATTTTTCGGAAGGTGTTTACAATGTCGGAATCAATTATCCTTTCTAAAAACAATCATCATTTTTCATTCTTAAATATAAAATTCATTCCGTATTATTTTACTATTTTTGTAGGCTTATTAACTAAAAGTAAATTATGAGTCACAACATCAAACCAGGAGTTGCAACAGGAGACGAAGTACAGGCTATTTTCAATTATGCCAAAGAAAAAGCATTTGCCTTACCAGCAGTAAACGTAATTGGATCCAATTCTATTAACGCAGTATTAGAAACTGCTGCCGAATTAAACTCCCCTGTAATTATTCAGTTCTCCAATGGAGGAGCTCAATTTAATGCAGGAAAAGGACTTTCTAATGAAGATCAAAAAGCCGCAATTGCAGGAGCAACTGCAGGAGCTAGACATGTACATCTAATGGCAGAAGCTTATGGCGTACCTGTAATTTTGCATACTGACCATTGTGCAAAAAAATTACTTCCTTGGATAGACGGATTATTAGATGCAGGAGAAGCATTTTATAAAGAAACAGGAAAGCCTCTTTATAGTTCTCATATGATAGATTTATCAGAAGAACCTATCGAAGAAAACATTGAAATCTGTAAAGAATACCTAGCACGAATGAGTAAATTAGGTATGACTTTAGAAATAGAACTTGGTATTACAGGAGGAGAAGAAGATGGTGTTGACAATAGTGATGTAGATGATTCTAAACTATACACGCAACCAGAAGAAGTTGCTTATGCTTATGAAGAACTAAGTAAAGTAAGTGATAAATTTACAGTAGCAGCAGCTTTTGGTAACGTACATGGAGTATACAAACCTGGTAATGTAAAATTAACTCCAAAAATTCTTAAAAATTCTCAAGAATTTATTTCGGAAAAATACGGTGTAGAACATAACCACATTGACTTTGTATTTCACGGAGGAAGCGGTTCTACTCTAGAAGAAATTAGAGAATCTATTGGATATGGGGTTATAAAAATGAATATTGACACTGATCTTCAATTTGCATTTTGCGAAGGTATTAGAGATTATATGACTGGTAAAATCGATTATCTTAAGACTCAGATTGGTAATCCTGATGGAGCTGACGAGCCGAATAAGAAATATTATGATCCTAGAAAATGGTTAAGAGAAGGAGAAATCACTTTTAAGAACCGACTTAAAAAGGCTTTTGAAGATTTAAATAATGTAAACACATTATAATTAAGATAGAAAACCAAGCTGAAACTCTAAATAATAAAGAGTTTCAGCTTTTTTAATACAAATAATTTATGGCTTGGTTTAAGAGAACTCAAAAAGGTATACAGACTGCTACTGAGGATAAAAAGGATGTTCCGAAAGGACTCTGGTATAAATCTCCTACAGGAAAAATAGTAGATGCAGAACAACTAGAGAAAAACTTTTATGTAAGTCCGGAAGACGGATATCACGTAAGAATAGGTAGTAAGGAATATTTCGAAATTCTATTTGACGATAACAAGTTTAAAGAATTAGATAAAAATCTAACCTCTAAAGATCCTCTTAAATTCGAAGACAAAAAGAAATATACCGATCGTCTTAAGGATGCTCAAGAAAAAACAAATTTAAAAGATGCTGTAAGAACTGCCGTTGGAAAATCAAATGGTAATGATTTAGTAATCGCTTGTATGGATTTTTCATTTATCGGAGGTTCTATGGGTAGTGTCGTTGGTGAAAAAATAGCGAGAGCAGCTGATTATGCACTTAAGAACAAGATCCCGTTTATGATTATTTCTAAATCCGGAGGGGCTCGTATGATGGAAGCTGCATTATCATTAATGCAGTTAGCAAAAACTTCTGCTAGACTTGCCCAATTAGCTGACGCAGGGATTCCATATATATCACTATGTACAGATCCAACAACTGGAGGTACTACCGCATCCTTTGCAATGCTTGGTGATATTAACATTGCGGAACCAGGTGCACTGATTGGTTTTGCTGGACCAAGAGTAGTTAGAGACACTACGGGAAAAGAACTTCCTGAAGGTTTCCAAACTGCAGAATTTTTAAAAGAACACGGATTTTTGGACTTCATTAGTCCTAGACAAAATCTTAAAGAAAAAATCAACTTATATCTAGATTTAATTCTAAATAGGCCTTTATCTTCTAATTAGATATCAGATTTAAAAAAAAGCATTAAAAAAACTCGGTATAAATCGGTTTTTTTAATGCTTTTTTCTCGATTGTATGATAATATCAAAAAAAAACGCCTTCGAAATAGAAGGCGCTTCTTTAACTGCTAAAAACAACTATTTACAACATTATTTCCCTCTCTTCGCCTTCAGAATTTGTAAATGTCGCAGTGTTATCGCAAGATCCATCACCATAATTCAAAGATCCACTATATGTAGTTCTTACCAATTCTATTACTCCACTTACCAAAAACCTACAACTAGCTTCTCTTCTTAATGGAGTAGAAATTGTTGTACTATGAATATTACCATTAGCAAAGTTCGTTTGCCAATTTCCATTAATTAAGAAAACATTGTCTCCCCAATTACCATTAAAAGCACCTTCTATCCATTCACGAGTCTTTGAACCTGTTCTAGACGCCTGAGTACCATCTAAAAATGTTACCGTAAAATCTAAACTCATTGTATATTGCGGATTACCATTTTCATTAGCTTTTAACCTAGTAATAGTTCTAGATCCAGAAAACTGAACATCATCAATAAAGAAATCCTCCAAACTATAGTTAATCAATAAAGACATTGCATCTATATCCAATTCATAAGACATCAAAATCTTTCCTTTTACAATATGACCACTTCTTACCTCACATCCTTCTGCTCCAAAATCTATTGTCACATTTTTTGTAGTATCAGTTAATTCTATAGTCACGGTAGCACAATCAGGTAAAAAGCGATTTGTATTACTTTTTGCCAAACTCTCCTCATCTTCAAAACCTTGTAATGTAAGATCACTAAGTACTTCAGAACCATCATCTATTGTTGCTGTTAACGTAGCTTCTTCACTATCGATTTCATCTATTGATAATTGATCCGTTGTTTCTTCACTATTACACCCTACTAAAACCACTGTAAAGAATGCAATAAAACCAAATTTTAAAATGTTGTTCTTCATTATCTTAATTTTTAATGTTACTCCTCTAGGACCTAATTATTTACAAAAGGTTTAATCAAACATGTTTTTTTTCATAAGAAGCAATTCTAATATAAAAAATACTATATTTGCACGCTGATAGCAGAATGCTATTTATACATAAAAATCATTTAAAATAATATTGGAATGTATTTAACGAAAGAAACAAAAGAAGAAATCTTCGCAAAACACGGAAAAGGTAAAAACGACACCGGTTCTGCAGAAGGACAAATTGCATTATTCACGCACAGAATTACTCATTTAACTGAGCACTTAAAAAACAACCGTAAGGATTTTAATACTGAACGTTCGTTAGTAAAGTTAGTAGGTAAGCGTAGAGATCTTTTAGATTATCTTGTTAAGAAAGATATTATGAGATATCGTGCAATTGTAAAAGAATTAGGATTAAGAAAATAATCAAAAAAGAGAGGCAGTACGCCTCTCTTTTTAATTATATTCATTCCTAGTAAAATAAGTTTAAATTAAAAAACGCTTTGGTCAAGAGATGATCAAAACGATGCCTTAGTTTTTCATTGGTCGCACAACTACACAACAACAACACAACCTTGTCCGTCCGAGTAA
This genomic interval carries:
- the fbaA gene encoding class II fructose-bisphosphate aldolase codes for the protein MSHNIKPGVATGDEVQAIFNYAKEKAFALPAVNVIGSNSINAVLETAAELNSPVIIQFSNGGAQFNAGKGLSNEDQKAAIAGATAGARHVHLMAEAYGVPVILHTDHCAKKLLPWIDGLLDAGEAFYKETGKPLYSSHMIDLSEEPIEENIEICKEYLARMSKLGMTLEIELGITGGEEDGVDNSDVDDSKLYTQPEEVAYAYEELSKVSDKFTVAAAFGNVHGVYKPGNVKLTPKILKNSQEFISEKYGVEHNHIDFVFHGGSGSTLEEIRESIGYGVIKMNIDTDLQFAFCEGIRDYMTGKIDYLKTQIGNPDGADEPNKKYYDPRKWLREGEITFKNRLKKAFEDLNNVNTL
- the rpsO gene encoding 30S ribosomal protein S15 codes for the protein MYLTKETKEEIFAKHGKGKNDTGSAEGQIALFTHRITHLTEHLKNNRKDFNTERSLVKLVGKRRDLLDYLVKKDIMRYRAIVKELGLRK
- a CDS encoding BamA/TamA family outer membrane protein produces the protein MPEEEHLLTKNEIFVDSTKTNDAKLYNQLYQKPNSKLAWTPFRLHLYNLAKVNPDSSYQNWLHNKPNRERRLNNFLSKKQVNRLGVAYTGINNWLKKAGETPTIIDESKAKRSVKRLQSYYWNNGWFNVKTDYKINLNEDQRASVSYYIQPSKPYFIDSLNTKIESKAADSIYKLHQNKSNIVTGKQYRTLDIESERERLTSLYRNSGLYNFEKEYIKFDADTVNTDQKIQLNLLIKNRQIKEGEETKRLPFKVHKISKVNVFTDYSYQNRNAIPKDSVSYNGYNIYSYDKLRYTRKAITNSILITPGEIFKDKDRTLTYNQINNLKTFKYPNIRYSIDPDSPEGTDLIASVLLTPRKKYSTNVEFDVSTSNIQVFGIGFSGSFLIRNVFGGAEIFEISARGSVGSSKDPVDPSGQFFDISEIGVDLKLSFPKIIFPIRTRKIIPKYMSPTTNLIFGINTQQNIGLDKQNASGIFNYQWKPSTKLTNQIDLVNVQYVRNLNTGNYFNVYSNSFNRLNNIATEVLDSNSPFFDPDNTSENILSIPSGANSFIAQSLGTAPDSDLTTDQLQEISNINERKERLTEDNLIFASSYTYLKNNRENLYDENFSRFRAKIEFAGNVLNTVSNLAGLKENSRDRFEVFGVEFSQYAKTELDYIKHWDLGRKRVLAFRAFGGIALPFGNANSIPFARSFFGGGPNDNRAWLPYDLGPGSSGGRNEFNEANMKIALNLEYRYNILGSLNGAFFVDAGNIWNVLDSVEEEDAVFSSWDDIQEISVGSGLGLRYDFDFFVVRLDLGFKTFNPARIEDQRWFKGYNFSEGVYNVGINYPF
- the accD gene encoding acetyl-CoA carboxylase, carboxyltransferase subunit beta, translated to MAWFKRTQKGIQTATEDKKDVPKGLWYKSPTGKIVDAEQLEKNFYVSPEDGYHVRIGSKEYFEILFDDNKFKELDKNLTSKDPLKFEDKKKYTDRLKDAQEKTNLKDAVRTAVGKSNGNDLVIACMDFSFIGGSMGSVVGEKIARAADYALKNKIPFMIISKSGGARMMEAALSLMQLAKTSARLAQLADAGIPYISLCTDPTTGGTTASFAMLGDINIAEPGALIGFAGPRVVRDTTGKELPEGFQTAEFLKEHGFLDFISPRQNLKEKINLYLDLILNRPLSSN